The sequence GGGCGGGTGGACGTGATGCTCCTTTGCATCGGCGACAACTACACGATGGGGATCGAGGATGCAGCACGGGCGGTCGAGTTCGTACAGCCGAAGGTCGCGATCCCGATGCACTACAACACGTTTCCTCTGATCGCGGCGGATCCGGAGGAGTTCAAGAAGGCCGTCGGCGGCCGGGCGGAGATCGTCGTCCTGCAGCCGGGCGAATCGTACCGCAGCTGAGGTCTTCGTCCCTTTCCACCATACGGCAGTAGCCCGAGCCGCTCGTCGTGCGCCGGTCTCACGACGCCGAAGTGGCGACGGTCGGTGGTCACGATCGATCCGATGTCCAGCCGCCTGGTCGAGGTCGGTCTCGCTCGCGCCCGCGAGGCGTCGCCATCCTGCCGCGAC comes from Gemmatimonadales bacterium and encodes:
- a CDS encoding MBL fold metallo-hydrolase; the protein is FPFGRVKLVPAIHGGQVEGTDGSKFATWPCGFVVTMGGTRIYHTGDTALTMDMQLLAGRVDVMLLCIGDNYTMGIEDAARAVEFVQPKVAIPMHYNTFPLIAADPEEFKKAVGGRAEIVVLQPGESYRS